ACTGGGCCAAGTCGATGCGGTGGGGAAGCGGGACGACACGCTTCATCCGCCCCGTACGCTGGCTGGTGGCGTTGCTCGACGACGAGGTGCTGCCGGTACGGTTCGCCGGTCTCGAGGCCGGTCGCACCACCTCCGGTCACCGGTTCCTTTCCGGCCCGATGGAGATCGGGGCGGCTGGCGAGTATCTGGACGCGATGTGCCGGGGTCACGTGCTCGCCGACCCCGCGGAACGCGCCGAGACGGTGCGCAGGCAGATCGACGAGGCCGCCGCGTCGCTCGGCGCCACGGCGGTGGTGCCCGAGAAGACCTTCGCCGAGGTCGTGAACCTCGTGGAGTTCCCCACCGTGGGTATCGGCCGGTTCGACGAGCGGTTCCTCGCCGTTCCCCGCGAGATCGTCGAGGAGGCGATGGAGAGCCACCAGCGGTACTTCCCGGTGGAAGGACCCGACGGCGAGCTGCTCGACCGCTTCATCGTGGTGCACAACGGCGACCCGGCGCGGACCGGCACGATCGTGGCGGGCCACGAGCGCGTGATCAGGGCGCGTCTGGCCGACGCGGCCTTCTTCGTGGACGAGGATCTCGCTCACCCGCTCGAGGAATACGTGCAGCGGCTGGAGACGATCGTCTTCCACGAGAAGCTGGGTTCGCTCGGCGCCAAGGCGGCCCGCGTGGAGGCGCTCACGCGGGCGCTGGCCGAGGCCGTGGACGCACCCGCCGACGAGGCGGCGTATGCGGTGCGCGCGGCGCACCTCGCCAAGGCCGACCTCGTCACCCACGCGGTGGTGGAGTTCACGTCGCTGCAGGGCGTGATGGGCATGCGCTACGCGCTCGCCGCCGGAGAGGCCGAGGGTGTGGCCGAGGCCATCGTGGACCACTACCGTCCCCGGTTCGCCGGCGACGCGCTGCCGCGGTCGCTCGCGGGCATGCTGGTGTCGATCGCCGACAAGCTCGACACGATCGTGGGCATCTTCGCGATCGGCCAGGGTCCCACCGGCTCGGCGGATCCGTACGCGTTGCGCCGCTCGGCCATCGGCGTGCTCACGATGATGGTGGACGGCGGCGTACGCTTCGATCTGGACCGGGGCATCGCGGCCGCGCTCGCGGGCTACGTCGATGTGCTGCCGGACCTCGACCCCAACGAGACCGGGGCGACCGTGAAGTCGTTCTTCGACGGCCGGCTCGCCGTGATGCTCAAGGACCGCGGTTTCGCGTATGACGAGGTGGACGCCGTGATGGCCGTGGCCTCGGCCGATCCGGCCGACACGTTGCGCCGGATCTCGGCCCTGGCCGCGTTCCGCACCACCGAGGCCGGCGCCGACCTGTCGGTCGCGTTCCGGCGCGCCGCGAACCTTGCCGACCCCGCGGCCGGAGACGAACCGGCGCGCGAGCTCATGGGGCCGCAGGAGGACGCGCTCGCCGATGCGCTCGACCTCGCGTATCGCGATGTGGGACGGCTCATGACCGTGGAGCGCGACTACGACGCCGCGCTCGCGGCGCTGGCGGAGCTTCGCGGTCCGGTGGACGACTTCTTCGAGACGGTGCTCGTGATGGACGAGGACGAGCGGCTGCGCACGAACCGGCTCGCGATCCTGAACCGCCTCGGGGGCCTGTTCGCCGACTTCGCCGACTTCGGCAAGCTCACGGGATAGCCGGTGGCGGAGCGCCCGTACACCATCCACGTGGTATCCGACTCGCTCGGCGAGACGGGGGAGACGGTCGCGCTCGCGGCCGTCTCGCAGTTCACGCCCAACGCGTTCCGCATCGAGCGGCTGCCCAAGATCTCCAGCGCCGAGGACCTGCGCCAGATCGTGAAGGAACACTGCGGGCGCGACTGCATCTTCTTCTACACGCTCGTGGACCGGAATCTCCGCGCGGAGATGGAGCGCCTTGTGGCCAACGGCGTGATCGGCGTGGACCTGCTCGGCCCCGCGGTGAAGCTGCTCTCGGAGGTCGTGGGTTCTGCGCCGAGCGGCGAGGTGGGCCGTATCCGCCGCACCGACGAGGGGTACTTCGACCGGATCGAGGCGATGGAGTTCGCGGTCAAGCACGACGACGGACGCAATCCCGAGGAGCTCGCGCAGGCCGACATCGTGATCGTGGGCGTCTCGCGCACCTCCAAGACGCCGATCTCGATGTACCTGGCGTTCAAGGGGTGGCGCGTGGCCAACGTGCCGCTCGCGCCCGGCGTGGATCCGCCGCGGGAGCTGTTCGACCTCGATCCGCGCAAGGTCTTCGGTCTTGTCACGAGCGCGGACACTCTGCTCACGATCCGCCGGGAGCGGATGCGGGAGCTGGGTACGTATGTCCACGGGTACGCGGAACGCGAGGCGGTGGAGGCCGAGCTTGCCGAGGCGCGCAAGCTGATGCGGCGTCTCGGGTGTCTGGTGGTGCACACCGAGAACCGCGCGGTTGAGGAGTCGGCGCAGGAGATCCTGCGGCACGTCGGCGCGGTGATGGAAGTCAAGGACTGAACCGCCCGGCATAGCGTCCGCGCCGGGAGTCGGCCTGACCCGGTTTCCGGGTCCGGGCAGCCATCCTGTACGGTATTATTGTCTGCACGTTCGTCGGGGGATCCAAGGAAAGCGAGGGAGCGAGTTGGCTGACACGAAGCGCATCTACGCATTCGGCGGCGGTCAGACCGAGGGCGGCAAGGACATGAAGTTCGTGCTCGGTGGCAAGGGCGCCAACCTGGCGGAGATGGCCAACATGGGGCTGCCGGTCCCGCCGGGCTTCACGATCACCTGCCAGACGTGCATGGAGTACTACAACGCCGAACCGCCGGCGTTCCCCGAGGGTCTTGCCGAGGAGATCTCCGCCAACGTGGCGGTCCTCGAGGAGAAGATGGGCAAGAAGCTCGGCGACGACAGCGACCCGCTCCTCGTGTCGGTGCGCTCCGGCGCCGCGTTCTCGATGCCCGGCATGATGGACACGGTCCTCAACCTCGGCCTGAACGAGAAGTCGGTGCAGGCGCTCATCGCCAAGAGCGGCAACGAGCGCTTCGCGTGGGACAGCTACCGCCGCTTCATCCAGATGTTCAGCAAGGTGGTGCTCGACGCCGACGGCGACCTTTTTGAGAACGCCATCGTGAAGATGAAGCAGGACCGCGGCGTGGAGAACGACACCGAGCTCACCGCCGACGACATGAAGGAGCTTGTGGCCGACTTCAAGCGCCTCGTGGCCGAGCATGTGCCGGCCGAGGAGTTCCCGCAGCTCGCCGTGGACGGCGCGGTCGTCTTCCCCCAGGACGTCTCGCAGCAGCTGCACCTGGCGATCGAGGCGGTCTTCCGCAGCTGGAACAACCGACGTGCGCGCGACTACCGCCGCATGGAGAAGATCGACGACGACCTCGGCACGGCGGTGAACGTGCAGGCGATGGTCTTCGGCAACATGGGCGAGACCTCCGGCACCGGCGTGGGCTTCACCCGCAACGCCGCGGATGGCACCAGGGAGTACTACGGCGACTTCCTCACCAACGCGCAGGGCGAGGACGTGGTGGCCGGCATCCGCAAGACGCGGCCGATCTCCGAGCTGCCCGACGTGCTTCCCGAGGCCGGCAAAGAGCTCTATCGCGTGTTCGAGGTGCTCGAGCAGGCCTACCGCGACATGTGCGACATCGAGTTCACCATCCAGGAAGGCAAGCTCTGGATGCTGCAGACCCGTATCGGCAAGCGTACCGCCCGCGCGGCGCTCAAGATCGCGGTGGACATGGTGGACGAAGGCCTCATCACGCGCGAAGAGGCCGTGATGCGCATCAACCCCGCGCATCTCGACCAGCTCATGCATCCGCAGTTCGACACCACGGCCACCTACGACGTGCTGGCCAAGGGTCTGAACGCGAGCCCCGGCGCGGCGGTGGGCGAGGTCGTCTTCAGCGCCGATGACGCGGAGGCGGCGGCGGCCGAGGGCCGCAAGGTGATCCTGCTCCGGTGGGAGACCAACCCCGACGACCTGCACGGCATGGTGGCCGCCCAGGGCATCCTCACCAGCCACGGCGGCAAGACGTCGCACGCGGCGGTCATCGCCCGCGGGATGGGCAAGCCGGCGGTCTGTGGCGCCGAGGCGCTCAAGATCGACATGAAGGCCAAGCAGGCCACGGTGAGCGGCAAGGGCGTCGTGCTCAAGGAGGGCGACATCATCTCGATCGACGGCACGAGCGGCATCGTGGTGCTCGGTGAGGTGGCGCTCGTGCAGCCCGACGTCTCGGGCGACATGGACACCATCCTGGCGTGGTCCGACGAGTTCCGCACCACAGGTGTGCGCGCCAACGCCGACACACCTGATGACGCCGCTCTCGGCCGCACATTCGGCGCGGCCGGCATCGGGCTGTGCCGCACCGAGCACATGTTCCTCGGCGAGCGTAAGGACATCATCCAGGACTTCATCCTGGGCGAGTCGGCCGAGGTGCGGCAGCGGGCGCTCGACAAGCTGCTCGAGGTGCAGACCGAGGACTTCCTCGGCATCTTCTCGGCGATGGACGGGCTGCCCGTCACGGTGCGCCTGCTCGACCCGCCGCTCCACGAGTTCCTGGATTCGCCGCGCGACCTCGAGGTGGAGATCGTGCGTGCCGAGTGCGGTGGCGCGTCCGCGGAGCAGCTGGCGCCCAGGCGCAAGCTCCTCGCGCAGATCGACGCCATGTCCGAGGCCAACCCGATGCTCGGGCTGCGCGGGTGCCGGCTGGGCATCACGTATCCCGAGCTCTACGCACTGCAGGTGGAGGCCATCACGCGCGCGGCCTGCGAGCTGAAGAAGCAGGGCAAGGACCCGCGTCCCGAGATCATGGTGCCGCTGGTGAGCGTGAAGGCCGAGCTCGCAACGCTCCGCGAAGAGATCGAGACGGTCATCGTCCGGGTGTCGCAGGAGTGCGAGGTGGACATCATCATCCCGGTGGGGACGATGATCGAGCTGCCGCGCGCCGCGGTGTGCGCCGATGAGATCGCCGAGGTAGCCGACTTCTTCAGCTTCGGCACGAACGACCTCACCCAGACCGCATTCGGCTTCAGCCGTGACGACATCGAAAGCAAGTTCCTGCCCAAGTACCTGGAGCGCAAGGTGCTGCCGCGCAACCCCTTCGAGACGATCGACGACGGCGTGGCCAAGCTCGTGTCGATGGGTTGCGAGCGGGGCCGTTCCACCAATCCCAAGATCAAGCTCGGCGTCTGTGGCGAGCATGGCGGCGACCCCGAGAGCGTGCACACCTTCTACGGCATCGGCCTCGATTACGTGAGCTGCTCGCCGTACCGGGTGCCGCTGGCGCGGCTCGCGGCGGCGCAGGCGGCGCTCGCCGAGACCGCCCAGGGCTCGGACAACCGCTAGGACCTCGCGACGAGGGCGCCGGCCCGCACCGGCGCCCTCTTTCGCACCCGTTGGGGAGGCGATGGTGGACACGCAGGTGATGACGCGAGAGGCGTACGAGGCCGCCGAGGCCGAGCGGCTCTCGCCGCGCGCCGCGCTCTCGTCGGCATCCAGAGGCCGGGAGAGGTCCACCGGGCGCGACCCGTACCGGACCGACTACCAGCGCGACCGCGACCGCATCATCCACTGCAAGGCGTTCCGCCGGCTGTCGCACAAGACGCAGGTGTTCCTCGCGCCCGAGGGCGACCACTACCGCACGCGGCTCACGCACACGCTCGAGGTGTCGCAGATCGCGCGGTCGGTGGCCCGGGCGCTGCGGCTCAACGAGGACCTCACCGAGGCGATCGCCCTCGGCCATGACCTGGGCCACACGCCGTTCGGACACATCGGCGAGTCGGCGCTCAACGACGCGCTGAAGACCGCCAAGCGCAAGTACCCCTCTGCGCCGTATCCGTTCCACCACAACGTGCAGAGCCTGCGGATCGTGGAGTCGCTGGAGTACGAGGGCAAGGGCCTCAACCTCACGTGGGAGGTGCGCGACGGCATCCGCTGTCACACGGGTCGCAAGCGCGCATCCACGCTGGAGGGGCAGGTGGTGGCCATCTGCGACCGCGTGGCGTACGTGAACCACGACATCGACGACGCGATACGCGGCGGCGTGCTCACCGCTGAGGATCTGCCGCGCGGGCCGGTCGACGTGCTCGGCGGCACCATCAACGAGCGCATATCCACGATGGTCACGAGCCTGGTGGAGACCACGGCCGTCTCGGAGACGGTCACGATGGCCGACGACATCTACAAGGCGATGATGGACCTGCGGTCGTTCCTCTTCGACAACGTGTACCTCTCGCCCAACGCGAAGGCCGAGGAGCCCAAGGCCTACAACGTGGTCAAGACGCTCTTCGAGCACTACATGGCCGAGCCGGACGACCTGCCGATCGACGATCGTCCGGAGGATCCGGCCGACCTCGCGCGTGCGGTGACCGACTACGTCTCGGGCATGACCGACCGCTTCGCCATCCGCACGTACGAGAAGCTCATGATCCCCAACCGGTGGCGCGTGTAAGCGGCGTTACCGTCCTGTTGCCGCACCACACTCGTTCGGCTATCATCGCCAGAGCGCCGAGGGGGTCACGAGGGGCTCCCTGGGCTGCTTACGTATTCGCCATGAAGGGAGACGCACGTCCATGGAGCAGTGGATCGCTTGGTTCGCTCCGGTAGCGGCCGTCATCGGTTTCGGGGTGGCGCTCTACCTGGCTAACTGGGTACTCAAACAGGATCCGGGCAACGAGCGGATGCAGGAGATATCGAAGGCCACGCAAGAGGGCGCGCTCGCGTTCCTTGTCCGTGAGTACCGGGTGCTGATCGTCTTCGCGCTCGTGGTTGCGCTGATCATCGTCGTGGTACCGGCGATGCCCTGGCTGACGGCGGTGGCATTCCTTTCTGGCGCGCTGCTCTCCGCAGGCGCGGGCTACTTCGGCATGCACATCGCCACCCGGGCGAACTCACGTACCGCACAGGCCGCAACCGACGGCGTTCACAAGGCGCTCACGGTGGCGTTCCGCTCCGGCCTCACGATGGGCCTGACGGTCGCGTCGTTCGGTCTCGGCGGGCTGAGCCTGTGGATCATCTTCCTCATCATCAACGGCGATAGCCCGCAGCCCGAGGTCGTGAACGGCTTCGCCATGGGCGCCAGCTCCATCGCGCTGTTCGCCCGTGTGGGCGGCGGCATCTACACGAAGGCGGCCGACGTGGGCGCAGACCTCGTCGGCAAGGTCGAGGCGGGCATCCCCGAGGACGACCCGCGCAACCCGGCGGTCATCGCCGACAACGTGGGCGACAACGTGGGCGACGTGGCCGGAATGGGCGCCGACCTCTTCGAGAGCTTCGTGGGCTCCATCCTGGCTCCAGTGGTGCTTGCCGTGTCCCTGTGGGGCATCGCCGGCGCCGGGTTCGATTCGATCGACTTCATGTACGGCGTCACGGCGCCGCTGCTCATCGCAGCCATCGGCATCATCATGTCGATCTTCGGCCTGTTCGCTGTCCGGGCCAAGGAGGGCGGCAACCTCCATGGCGCGCTGAACATGGGCACGTACGTCGCCGCATCTTTGCAGGTCGTGGCGATGGGGCTTCTGTTCTGGCACTGGTCCACCCGCGTGGGCTCCGACCCCGCGCGCCTGTGGTTCTTCGCGGCGGTGCTGGCCGGTCTGATCGCAGGCATCGCGATCGGCAAGATCACCGAGTACTTCTGCTCCGACCACTACAGCCCGGTGAAGAAGATCGCCGAGGCTTCCGAGACCGGTGCGGCCACGAACATCATCGCGGGCCTCGGCACCGGCATGATGTCCACGGCGCTGCCGATCCTCGTGGTGGGCGCTGGCATCATCGTGGCGTTCCTCGCAGGTGATGCGGCCTACGATGGTGGCGGCATCTACGGCATCGGCCTCGCCGCGCTCGGCATGCTCTCGATCACGGCGATCACGGTGGGCGTGGACGCCTACGGTCCTGTGGCCGACAACGCCGGCGGTATCGCCGAGATGGCGCACATGGGCAAGGATATCCGCACGATCACCGACTCGCTCGACAGCGTGGGCAACACCACCGCGGCGATCGCCAAGGGCTTCGCGATCGGCTCGGCGGGTCTCACCGCCCTGGCCCTGTTCGTGGCGTTCCGCACGTCGCTCGTGGCCGGTGGTGTGGCGATCGACATGAGCCTTGAGAACCCGTATGTGATCGTGGGCCTGTTCGTCGGCGGCATGCTGCCGTTCCTGTTCGGCGCGCTCACCATGGGCGCCGTCGGACGCGCGGCGTTCTCGATGATCGGCGAGGTGCGCCGCCAGTTCAAGGAGATCCCCGGCATCATGGAGGGCACCGGCAAGCCCGACTATGCCGCGTGCGTGGACATCTCGACGAAGGCAGCGCTCAAGGAGATGGTCGTACCGGGCGCCATCGCTGTGGCCGCACCGATCGTGGTCGGTGTCATCCGGGTGGACATGCTCGCGGGCCTGCTCGCCGGCGCGCTCGTGACCGGGTTCCTGCTCGCCGTGTTCATGGCCAACGCGGGTGGCGCGTGGGATAACGCCAAGAAGTACATCGAGGGTGGCCAGCACGGTGGCAAGGGCTCCGAGGCTCACAAGGCCGCGGTCGTGGGCGACACCGTGGGCGATCCGTTCAAGGACACCAGCGGTCCGTCCATGAACATCCTCATCAAGCTGATGACCGTCGTATCGCTGGTGTTCGTGCCGCTCTTCATCGCGGTGCACGGCGGCTAGGCGCAAGGAACGCTCAAGTCGTTGCTCCCGGGTGCCGATGACGGTGCCCGGGAGCACGTCGTTACGGCGGCCGCGTATGCGCCGTGATCGAAGGCAATGCGGCATCACCCCGGGCGGGGCGCCCGCTTTCGGGTATCTATCTGTGACCGGACCGCTGGATCGGAGGTGTCATGGGACGTATCGCCGATGAGGATGTCGCGCGCGTCCGTGATGCCACCGACCTCGTGTCACTCGTCTCGGAGACCGTCGTCCTGAAGAAGAAGGGCCGGCTCTTCTGGGGCAACTGCCCCTTCCACGGCGAGAAGACCCCGAGCTTCAAGATCGATCCGTCCACGCAGTTGTGGCACTGCTTCGGGTGCAACCGGGGCGGCGACGCCTTCGGCTACGTGATGGAGGCCGAGCACCTCGAGTTCCCGGATGCCGTACGGCGGCTGGCCGAGCGCGCGCACATCGAGATCGTGGAGACCGGCGGGTCCGGCGTGCCCACGGGGCACAAGGAGCGGCTGATCGCCGCGTGCACCGAGGCCGCCGCGTACTTCCATCGGCAACTCGTGGCGGGCACCGCCTCGGGGGCCGGACAGGCCCGCGACTACCTCGCCCGGCGCGGGTTCGGGTCGGATGTGGCCAAGCGGTGGTCGCTCGGCTACGCGCCGCACGGACGTGACTCCCTGGTGCGTCACATGATCGACGCGGGGTTCACGCGCGACGAGCTCGTGGAAGCCAACCTGGCGCTCGCCGACGGCGCGTCGCTCAAGGACCGGTTCTTCAACCGCATCATGTTCCCCATCAACGACCTCCACGGCCGCACGATCGCGTTCGGCGGGCGGGTGGTGGGGTCGGGGGAGCCCAAGTACCTGAACTCCCAGGAGACGCCGGTGTTCCACAAGTCGGCCAACCTGTACGCGCTCGACCGTTCACGCAACGAGATCGTGTCCTCCGGCACCGCCGTGGTGGTGGAGGGGTACACCGACGTGATCGCGCTCCACGAGGCCGGGATTCGCACGGCCGTGGCCACGCTGGGCACGGCGCTCACCGAGCGCCACGTGAAGCTCCTCGGCAGGTTCGGGACGCGGGTGGTGTACCTGTTCGACGGCGACGAGGCCGGTCAGCGGGCGGCGCTCAGGGCCGCCGAGTTCCTGGATTGGGGCATCACGCCGGAGGCGGGGAGTTCGCGTGTCGACCTGGACGTGGCCATCATCCCTGGCGGCAAGGACCCTGCGGACCTCGTGACCACGGAGGGCGCCGAGGCGATGTCGAAGGTGATCGACGGCGCTCAGCCGCTGCTGCGCTTCACCATCGACAGGCGGCTGGAGGAGCACGATCTGGCGAGCCCCGAGGGGCGCAGCGCGGCGCTCGGGGCCGCAGCGGCCGTGCTGGCGCCGGTTCGCGGGTCGCTGCTCGCCCAGGACTACGTGATGTACATCGCCGGGCGGCTCGGCACCGAGTACGCCACCGTGGAGCGCGCGATACCCGCGAAGCGCCGGCAGCCATCGGCGGAGGCGTCCACACAGGCGGAGGCGGCGGCGCCGGAGCGCCGTCTGAGCGCCGAGGAGAAGACCGAGCGTGAGCTGGTGCGGCTGGCGGCGATCGCCCCGTCGCTCCGTGGCGAGGCACGGCTTTTGCTTGCAGAAGGTGCCGTGGGCGGGGAGAAAGCACGCGCGCTACTCGAGATCGTCACCTCGGCGGATGATGCGGTGGGCGACGATCTTTATACGCGTGTGGCCGAGACCGACCGCGAGGCCGCCGGCGTGCTCGCCGGGTGGTTGGTGGACGCGTCGGAAGACGAACAAGTAGAATACGCGTTTCGGGAAGTGGCCGCCCGCGTCAAGGAGTTCGCGCTCGGGCGTCTAATCTCTAAGAAGAAGGGCGAACTCCAGGCATTGGACCCCGCGGGTGACGCGGAGTCGTACGATCGTTTGTTCGGCGAGATCGCCGAACTGCAGCGCGAGCGGGCCGCGATCCGGGTCCGTCCGCGCGCCGGAACAGAGGTGGAGGCGGAGTAAAGCACGTGACGGCTGCATCCAAGAAGACCGCACAAGAACCCGTACGCGAGCCCGCCGGGGAGGTCGCTCCCGCGCCCGCGGAAGAGAAGCCGGCCGCCAAGAAGGCGCCCGCCAAGAGGGCGTCGGCCGCGCCGGCCAAGAAGGCACCCGCCAAGAAGCCGGCAGCGAAGGCCGAGCCCGCCGAGGAGGCTCCTGCCAAGAAGTCGCCCGCAAAGAAGCCGGCGGCGAAGAAGGCGCCCGCCAAGAAGTCGGCGGCCACGTCGGCCAAGACCGCGCCCGAGCTCGAGCTCTCGGCGGTGAAGACCCTGGCCAAGATGGGCAAGGCCAAGGGCAACCTCACCGACGAGGAGATCCAGGGAGCGCTCTCCGACATCGACCTCTCGGAAGACCAGTTCGAGAACATCTACTCGTTCTTCCAGAAGAGCGGGATCGACATCGCCGAGGAGCACGTGCCCGACGACATCGGCGACGTGCCGGATGATGCCGACGACACCAGCTCCGATGACGACGGTGACGACGAGAACGAGGAGGTGGCCGCAGTCAAGGCTATCGAGAAGCCTGCGCCGAAGGCGGCTGCCAAGCGCAAGCCACGCAAGAAGGCCGACAGCGTTGCGTCCGCGCCGCTCACGAGCGACCCGGTACGCATGTACCTCAAGGAGATCGGGAAGGTGCCGCTGCTCACGGCGCGCCAGGAGGTCGACCTCGCGATGAAGATCGAGGCCGGACTCGAGGCGGTGGCCAAGCTCGAGGAGGCAGCCGAGCAGGGCGTCACGCTGGAGCGGCAGGAGAAGCGTCGTCTCGAGCGCATCGAGCGCATCGGCGTGGAGGCCAAGAAGCAGCTCGTGGAGGCCAACCTGCGGCTCGTGGTGTCGATCGCCAAGCGGTACGTGGGGCGTGGCATGCTGTTCCTGGACCTCATCCAGGAGGGCAACCTCGGCCTGATCCGTGCTGTGGAGAAGTTCGACTACTCCAAGGGGTTCAAGTTCTCCACGTACGCCACGTGGTGGATCCGTCAGGCCATCACCCGCGCGATCGCCGACCAGGCGCGCACGATCCGCATCCCGGTGCACATGGTGGAGACCATCAACAAGCTCATACGCATCCAGCGTCAGCTGCTGCAGGAGCTGGGGCGCGAGCCCACCCCCGAGGAGATCGGGGAGAAGATGGAGATGACCGCCGAGCGCGTGCGCGAGATCCTCAAGATCTCCCAGGAGCCGGTGTCCCTCGAGACGCCGATCGGCGAGGAGGAGGATTCGCAGCTCGGCGACTTCATCGAGGACGGCGAGGCCGTGGTCCCGCCGGACGCCGCGAGCTTCTCGATGCTGCAGGAGCAGTTGGCCAAGGTGCTCGATTCGCTCTCGGAGCGCGAGCGCAAGGTGATCGAACTGCGCTTCGGGCTCGAAGACGGCCACCCGCGCACGCTTGAAGAGGTCGGGCGCGAGTTCGGCGTCACACGCGAGCGCATCCGCCAGATCGAGTCCAAGA
Above is a window of Anaerosoma tenue DNA encoding:
- a CDS encoding RNA polymerase sigma factor, with product MTAASKKTAQEPVREPAGEVAPAPAEEKPAAKKAPAKRASAAPAKKAPAKKPAAKAEPAEEAPAKKSPAKKPAAKKAPAKKSAATSAKTAPELELSAVKTLAKMGKAKGNLTDEEIQGALSDIDLSEDQFENIYSFFQKSGIDIAEEHVPDDIGDVPDDADDTSSDDDGDDENEEVAAVKAIEKPAPKAAAKRKPRKKADSVASAPLTSDPVRMYLKEIGKVPLLTARQEVDLAMKIEAGLEAVAKLEEAAEQGVTLERQEKRRLERIERIGVEAKKQLVEANLRLVVSIAKRYVGRGMLFLDLIQEGNLGLIRAVEKFDYSKGFKFSTYATWWIRQAITRAIADQARTIRIPVHMVETINKLIRIQRQLLQELGREPTPEEIGEKMEMTAERVREILKISQEPVSLETPIGEEEDSQLGDFIEDGEAVVPPDAASFSMLQEQLAKVLDSLSERERKVIELRFGLEDGHPRTLEEVGREFGVTRERIRQIESKTLCKLRHPSRSGRLKDYLE